A genomic segment from Acyrthosiphon pisum isolate AL4f chromosome A3, pea_aphid_22Mar2018_4r6ur, whole genome shotgun sequence encodes:
- the LOC100161443 gene encoding putative folylpolyglutamate synthase isoform X2: protein MKPNSVTIVANDQPKETHKILIERSVEKQTTLLEAPPFNKYNWCKNTSELGVLNTAQEINASLAIQLANAWINRNNKYDWLKKCNVGLNGMKQAPIWEINEQDKQALRDVKWLGRNQVLNVTPNLSYFLDGAHTIESIQLCSKWYQNICPKSQLNIQNILIFNVTALRDYCTFLKIILTENKIDLVLICPIITSIDNRRPDTVNLNFNYEEELIKCYNMKNSIDFCDVKVFNSIQETIKHVEMCSSSEKNTSYQVLVTGSLKLVGGVLEVLQS, encoded by the exons ATGAAGCCAAATTCTGTAACAATTGTTGCTAATGATCAACCTAAagaaacacataaaatattaattgaacgtAGTGTAGAAAAACAG ACAACATTATTGGAAGCTCCACCATTCAACAAGTATAATTGGTGTAAAAATACTTCAGAATTAGGAGTTTTAAATACAGCTCAAGAGATAAATGCTTCACTTGCTATTCAACTTGCTAATGCATGGATCAATCGTAACAATAAATACG attggttaaaaaaatgtaatgttggGTTAAATGGAATGAAACAAGCTCCAATTTGGGAAATTAATGAACAAGATAAACAAGCATTAAGAGATGTTAAGTGGCTTGGTCGCAATCAAGTTTTAAACGTAACACCCAATTTATCATATTTCTTGGATGGAGCCCATACAATTGAAAGTATTCAGTTATGCAGTAAATGGTACCAAAATATTTGTCCGAAGTCACAATT gaatattcaaaatattttaatattcaatgtaaCGGCATTAAGAGATTACtgtacgtttttaaaaataatattaactgaaaacaaaatagatttaGTTTTGATATGTCCAATAATTACATCAATTGATAATCGCCGTCCAG atactgttaatttgaatttcaattatgaagaagaattaattaaatgttataatatgaaaaattctatagatttttgtgatgtaaaagtatttaattctaTCCAAGAAACTATCAAACATGTTGAAATGTGCAGTTcttctgaaaaaaatacaagCTATCAAGTTTTAGTAACTGGCTCATTGAAACTTGTTGGTGGAGTTTTAGAGGTCCTTCAATcatga
- the LOC100161443 gene encoding putative folylpolyglutamate synthase isoform X1 — MFLTVMAFKMFVDEKVDVAIIETGIGGEYDCTNILRKTSIVGISSLGFDHTTVLGNTLQDIAWQKSGIMKPNSVTIVANDQPKETHKILIERSVEKQTTLLEAPPFNKYNWCKNTSELGVLNTAQEINASLAIQLANAWINRNNKYDWLKKCNVGLNGMKQAPIWEINEQDKQALRDVKWLGRNQVLNVTPNLSYFLDGAHTIESIQLCSKWYQNICPKSQLNIQNILIFNVTALRDYCTFLKIILTENKIDLVLICPIITSIDNRRPDTVNLNFNYEEELIKCYNMKNSIDFCDVKVFNSIQETIKHVEMCSSSEKNTSYQVLVTGSLKLVGGVLEVLQS, encoded by the exons atgtttttgactGTCAtggcatttaaaatgtttgtcgATGAAAAAGTGGATGTTGCAATCATAGAAACTGGAATTGGTGGCGAATAtgattgtacaaatatattaag aaaaacatCAATTGTTGGAATTTCATCACTAGGATTTGATCACACAACTGTACTaggaaatactttacaagataTTGCTTGGCAAAAAAGTGGAATTATGAAGCCAAATTCTGTAACAATTGTTGCTAATGATCAACCTAAagaaacacataaaatattaattgaacgtAGTGTAGAAAAACAG ACAACATTATTGGAAGCTCCACCATTCAACAAGTATAATTGGTGTAAAAATACTTCAGAATTAGGAGTTTTAAATACAGCTCAAGAGATAAATGCTTCACTTGCTATTCAACTTGCTAATGCATGGATCAATCGTAACAATAAATACG attggttaaaaaaatgtaatgttggGTTAAATGGAATGAAACAAGCTCCAATTTGGGAAATTAATGAACAAGATAAACAAGCATTAAGAGATGTTAAGTGGCTTGGTCGCAATCAAGTTTTAAACGTAACACCCAATTTATCATATTTCTTGGATGGAGCCCATACAATTGAAAGTATTCAGTTATGCAGTAAATGGTACCAAAATATTTGTCCGAAGTCACAATT gaatattcaaaatattttaatattcaatgtaaCGGCATTAAGAGATTACtgtacgtttttaaaaataatattaactgaaaacaaaatagatttaGTTTTGATATGTCCAATAATTACATCAATTGATAATCGCCGTCCAG atactgttaatttgaatttcaattatgaagaagaattaattaaatgttataatatgaaaaattctatagatttttgtgatgtaaaagtatttaattctaTCCAAGAAACTATCAAACATGTTGAAATGTGCAGTTcttctgaaaaaaatacaagCTATCAAGTTTTAGTAACTGGCTCATTGAAACTTGTTGGTGGAGTTTTAGAGGTCCTTCAATcatga
- the LOC100161443 gene encoding folylpolyglutamate synthase, mitochondrial isoform X3 encodes MFLTVMAFKMFVDEKVDVAIIETGIGGEYDCTNILRKTSIVGISSLGFDHTTVLGNTLQDIAWQKSGIMKPNSVTIVANDQPKETHKILIERSVEKQTTLLEAPPFNKYNWCKNTSELGVLNTAQEINASLAIQLANAWINRNNKYDWLKKCNVGLNGMKQAPIWEINEQDKQALRDVKWLGRNQVLNVTPNLSYFLDGAHTIESIQLCSKWYQNICPKSQLNIQNILIFNVTALRDYCTFLKIILTENKIDLVLICPIITSIDNRRPG; translated from the exons atgtttttgactGTCAtggcatttaaaatgtttgtcgATGAAAAAGTGGATGTTGCAATCATAGAAACTGGAATTGGTGGCGAATAtgattgtacaaatatattaag aaaaacatCAATTGTTGGAATTTCATCACTAGGATTTGATCACACAACTGTACTaggaaatactttacaagataTTGCTTGGCAAAAAAGTGGAATTATGAAGCCAAATTCTGTAACAATTGTTGCTAATGATCAACCTAAagaaacacataaaatattaattgaacgtAGTGTAGAAAAACAG ACAACATTATTGGAAGCTCCACCATTCAACAAGTATAATTGGTGTAAAAATACTTCAGAATTAGGAGTTTTAAATACAGCTCAAGAGATAAATGCTTCACTTGCTATTCAACTTGCTAATGCATGGATCAATCGTAACAATAAATACG attggttaaaaaaatgtaatgttggGTTAAATGGAATGAAACAAGCTCCAATTTGGGAAATTAATGAACAAGATAAACAAGCATTAAGAGATGTTAAGTGGCTTGGTCGCAATCAAGTTTTAAACGTAACACCCAATTTATCATATTTCTTGGATGGAGCCCATACAATTGAAAGTATTCAGTTATGCAGTAAATGGTACCAAAATATTTGTCCGAAGTCACAATT gaatattcaaaatattttaatattcaatgtaaCGGCATTAAGAGATTACtgtacgtttttaaaaataatattaactgaaaacaaaatagatttaGTTTTGATATGTCCAATAATTACATCAATTGATAATCGCCGTCCAG gTTGA
- the LOC103309801 gene encoding histone-lysine N-methyltransferase SMYD3 — MTYAGRSTMDKKRKGYKRGDTILIDKPFVHALKSTFKNEKCDYCYSEDNLSRCSGCQYILYCNRTCQKLSWTEHKRECARMKKIHPKILPDAARIMSKILIKLKNGGSTEKGYYSSNRSRTFKDLMSHYPDLKEDAHRLEHFSTLCEVLKEYMGEINLPNAVELLGIYGRMCINAFNILDDNLNTIGTGIYLAASVINHSCVPNATATFDGSTLRIGAITDIEYSDPELHVFISYLELMQTTSERRSELQNNYYFLCQCLRCVTNYEQNFVNSMLCGNSNCQAPVPMKNKQEEVLDSISCSKCLEKISEDKIKTFYDVTDFTEFQLSRMKDIGYLDVCKMCLEKQNGIFHPNNINRVKILDLAFESAIKMEQWKESLKYGILLIDGYRVYYNEWHPSLGVLYMKLFKLCSIVENSESAVKYLKKGMSILKVTHGEDHRLYKNEVLPYYKELIQYF; from the exons ATGACGTACGCCGGTCGATCGACTATGGACAAAAAAAGAAAAGGCTATAAAAGAGGCGACACGATTTTAATCGATAAACCGTTCGTTCACGCACTTAAGTCTAcgttcaaaaacgaaaaatgtgATTATTGCTATTCCGA GGATAACCTATCTAGATGTTCCGGGTGTCAATACATCCTTTACTGTAACCGCACATGCCAGAAGCTTTCCTGGACTGAGCATAAACGAGAATGTGctagaatgaaaaaaattcatccTAAAATACTGCCAGATGCAGCACGGATTATgtcaaaaatactaattaaacttAAG aatggAGGAAGTACAGAAAAAGGTTATTACTCATCAAATCGTTCTAGAACATTCAAGGATCTCATGTcac attatccTGATTTAAAGGAAGATGCCCATCGATTAGAACATTTCTCTACACTATGTGAAGTGCTAAAAGAATACATGGGTGAAATAAATCTTCCTAATGCTGTTGAACTACTTGGAATTTATGGCCGG ATGTGCAttaatgcatttaatattttggatgACAATTTGAACACTATCGGAACTGGAATTTATTTAGCCGCTTCAGTTATAAATCATTCATGTGTACCTAATGCAACTGCAACATTTGATGGTAGTACATTGAGAATTGGTGCTATAACAGATATTGAATATTCTGATCCAGAATTG catgtatttatatcatatttggaACTCATGCAAACTACATCAGAAAGACGAAGTGAATTACAaaacaactattattttttatgtcaatGCTTACGTTGTGTCACAAATTATGAGCAAAATTTTGTGAACTCAATGCTTTGTGGAAATTCTAATTGTCAAGCTCCAGTTCCTATGAAAAACAAACAAGAAGag gtttTGGATTCAATTAGTTGTTCGAAATGTTTGGAAAAAATCAGTGAAGATAAAATCAAAACCTTTTACGATGTAACTGATTTTACAGAGTTTCAATTAAGTAGAATGAAAGATATTGGTT ATCTTGATGTTTGTAAAATGTGTCTAGAAAAACAAAATGGTATTTTTCATCCAAATAACATTAACCGTGTTAAAATATTGGATTTAGCTTTTGAAAGTGCCATAAAAATGGAACAATGGAAAGAGAGTTTAAAGTATGGAATTCTTTTGATCGATGGATATAG ggtatattataatgaatggcATCCTTCTTTGGGCGTTTTGTACAtgaagttatttaaattatgttccaTTGTTGAAAATTCTGAATCAGCTGTAAAGTACTTAAAAAAAGGAATGTCCATCTTAAAAGTCACTCACGGAGAAGAtcatagattatataaaaatgaagttcttccatattataaagaattaatCCAGTATTTTTag